From the genome of Deinococcus sp. AJ005, one region includes:
- a CDS encoding S8 family serine peptidase gives MKMPQVKMPRVKMAGRKSLMLGAALMLGGASLSTAGAAGLSPTLLERAKRGDQTKVGVIVRFQFGNDARGKAQLKNLRSQLNGRLDQLGSSAGFLASAIKSGQATALWLDQSIFLPLTPVQARALAALPFVTDVFENFKVKIPNPQKAVALSASAAAAGEPWHLAKIGAPQAWAAGFKGQGIKIGHLDSGIDPNHPQLKGKVIAFAEFDAEGNRVNSQAHDSADHGTHTAGLLVGNTVGVAPDARIISALVLPNNEGTFAEVIAGMQYVLDPDNNADTDDGADVVNMSLGIPGTYDEFIVPLENMLKAGVVPVFAIGNFGPASASTGSPGNLPDAIGVGAVDQSGNVASFSSRGPVAWTGKINGVFVKPDIAAPGVDITSSIPGDKYGAKSGSSQASPIAAGAVALLLSAKPGSSVDAIKNALYTSASNAGAKNNNVGFGLISVPGALAKLGVNVGAPAPAPKPTPAPAPTPTPTPPPAPKPTPTPAPAPTPTPPPAPKPTPAPTPTPPPANKTPTGPAGYDLCALEGQKCNFSGQRAAAFGTEGQYATGTGTDGFNCTVAEWGRDPFPGKLKGCFIKPVPGASVPAPKPTPAPTPAPAPKPTPAASAGKPRVLLVDDDMGVGADVTGALRDALKSNAVSGGAFVWNVQSQGAPPLSEMQKADIVIWASGEQYQNTITAADQNTLRQYLSGGGRLLVTGQDIGYDIGESDFYRSVLKTRFVADSSGIAKFVTSGAFGNTAFTLNAAGSAQNQVYPDVIADLGGSATVASWGSANANAGTISAQSIKVDPNRGRAAQKQQDPRGLVEQIAGKIIGTALGQIFGNSGQQASQPARGGRVSAQSAGENAGAIVANDAGRYRTVNMGFGLEGLTPGSRNILVKTSFDWLMR, from the coding sequence ATGAAGATGCCCCAAGTAAAGATGCCCCGAGTCAAGATGGCCGGGCGCAAGAGCCTGATGCTGGGCGCGGCCCTGATGCTGGGCGGCGCGTCCCTTTCCACGGCAGGGGCGGCGGGCCTGTCGCCCACGCTGCTGGAGCGGGCCAAGCGCGGTGACCAGACCAAGGTGGGCGTGATCGTGCGCTTCCAGTTCGGCAACGACGCGCGGGGCAAGGCCCAGCTCAAGAATCTGCGTTCGCAGCTCAATGGCCGCCTAGACCAGCTCGGCTCGTCGGCAGGCTTTCTGGCCAGCGCCATCAAGAGCGGTCAGGCCACGGCATTGTGGCTGGACCAGAGCATCTTCCTGCCGCTGACCCCGGTGCAGGCGCGTGCGCTGGCCGCCCTGCCCTTCGTGACCGACGTGTTCGAGAATTTCAAGGTCAAGATTCCCAATCCCCAGAAGGCCGTGGCCCTGAGCGCCTCTGCCGCCGCCGCCGGAGAGCCGTGGCATCTGGCCAAGATCGGTGCGCCGCAGGCGTGGGCCGCCGGGTTCAAGGGCCAGGGCATCAAGATCGGGCACCTGGACAGCGGGATCGATCCCAACCACCCGCAACTGAAGGGCAAGGTCATCGCCTTCGCCGAGTTCGATGCTGAGGGCAACCGCGTCAACAGCCAGGCGCACGACAGCGCCGACCACGGGACCCACACGGCGGGTCTGCTGGTGGGCAACACGGTGGGCGTGGCCCCCGATGCCAGGATCATCAGTGCCCTGGTGCTGCCCAACAATGAGGGCACCTTTGCCGAGGTGATCGCCGGGATGCAGTACGTGCTGGACCCCGACAACAACGCCGACACCGACGACGGCGCCGACGTGGTGAACATGAGCCTGGGCATTCCCGGCACCTACGACGAGTTCATCGTGCCGCTGGAGAACATGCTCAAGGCCGGGGTGGTCCCGGTGTTCGCCATCGGCAACTTCGGCCCGGCGTCGGCCAGCACCGGCAGCCCCGGCAACCTGCCGGACGCCATCGGCGTGGGCGCGGTGGACCAGAGTGGCAACGTCGCCAGCTTCAGCAGCCGGGGGCCGGTGGCCTGGACCGGCAAGATCAACGGCGTGTTTGTCAAACCCGACATCGCCGCGCCGGGGGTGGACATCACCAGCTCGATTCCGGGAGACAAGTACGGGGCCAAGAGCGGCAGTTCGCAGGCCAGCCCCATCGCGGCGGGCGCGGTGGCACTGCTGCTCTCGGCCAAGCCCGGCAGCAGCGTGGACGCCATTAAAAACGCGCTGTACACCAGCGCCAGCAATGCTGGGGCAAAGAACAACAATGTGGGCTTCGGTCTGATCAGCGTGCCGGGTGCGCTGGCCAAGCTGGGCGTGAACGTGGGCGCACCAGCACCTGCCCCCAAGCCGACGCCTGCTCCTGCGCCGACACCGACTCCGACGCCCCCGCCTGCGCCCAAGCCTACCCCGACGCCTGCTCCCGCACCCACGCCCACTCCACCGCCTGCGCCCAAGCCGACGCCTGCCCCCACCCCCACGCCGCCGCCCGCCAACAAGACCCCCACTGGCCCAGCGGGCTACGATCTGTGCGCCCTGGAAGGCCAGAAGTGCAACTTCAGCGGGCAGCGCGCCGCCGCCTTCGGCACCGAGGGCCAGTACGCCACCGGCACTGGAACGGACGGCTTCAACTGCACGGTGGCCGAGTGGGGCCGCGATCCTTTCCCCGGCAAGCTCAAGGGCTGCTTTATCAAGCCGGTGCCGGGCGCTTCGGTCCCTGCGCCCAAGCCGACGCCTGCCCCGACGCCAGCTCCGGCCCCCAAACCCACCCCGGCTGCCAGTGCGGGCAAGCCCCGCGTTCTGCTCGTCGATGACGACATGGGTGTGGGCGCGGACGTGACCGGTGCGCTGCGCGACGCCCTCAAGTCCAACGCGGTCAGCGGCGGTGCGTTCGTGTGGAACGTGCAGTCTCAGGGCGCGCCTCCCCTGAGCGAGATGCAGAAGGCCGACATCGTGATCTGGGCCAGTGGTGAGCAGTACCAGAACACCATCACCGCCGCTGATCAGAACACCCTGCGCCAGTACCTCTCGGGCGGCGGACGGCTGCTGGTGACCGGCCAGGACATCGGCTACGACATCGGTGAGAGCGACTTTTACCGCAGTGTCCTGAAGACCCGCTTCGTGGCCGACAGCAGCGGCATCGCCAAATTTGTGACCAGCGGGGCCTTCGGCAACACCGCCTTCACCCTGAATGCGGCGGGCAGCGCCCAGAATCAGGTCTACCCTGATGTGATCGCCGATCTGGGCGGCAGCGCCACCGTTGCCTCCTGGGGCAGCGCCAACGCCAACGCCGGAACCATCAGCGCCCAGAGCATTAAGGTCGATCCCAACCGGGGCCGCGCCGCCCAGAAGCAGCAGGACCCGCGCGGGTTGGTCGAGCAGATCGCGGGCAAGATCATCGGCACCGCGCTGGGCCAGATTTTCGGCAACAGTGGCCAGCAGGCCAGCCAGCCCGCGCGCGGCGGACGGGTCAGCGCCCAGAGTGCGGGGGAAAACGCCGGGGCCATCGTCGCCAACGACGCGGGCCGCTACCGCACCGTCAACATGGGCTTCGGCCTGGAAGGGCTGACCCCTGGCAGCCGCAACATTCTGGTCAAGACCTCCTTCGACTGGCTGATGCGCTGA
- a CDS encoding Nif3-like dinuclear metal center hexameric protein: MTPTLHELTAWLRAEFGEAQPLKRDGPQEVQKLALALEPADLPPEVDADALFVHRSLRVGEKWPGLGVLSVHDGFDLALTTGPNHRLARALGWRDVREVVWKGELKGITATPPQQNWDELRAALHAELGGEDNSWPPADTSGPLRVALMNAMNPGLIEHVADGGVRVYLTGQLRPSASASAHARGMGVIALGHRRSEEWGLRRLAGELRSAFPGLQTSVHEGAD; this comes from the coding sequence GTGACGCCCACCCTGCACGAACTGACCGCTTGGCTGCGCGCGGAATTTGGTGAGGCCCAGCCTCTTAAGCGCGACGGCCCGCAGGAAGTTCAGAAGCTGGCGCTGGCCCTGGAACCCGCCGATTTGCCGCCCGAAGTGGACGCTGACGCGCTGTTCGTCCACCGATCCCTGCGGGTGGGGGAGAAGTGGCCCGGCCTGGGCGTGCTGAGCGTCCACGACGGCTTTGATCTGGCGCTGACGACGGGGCCGAACCATCGGCTGGCCCGCGCTCTGGGCTGGCGGGACGTGCGAGAGGTGGTCTGGAAGGGAGAGTTGAAGGGCATCACCGCCACGCCTCCACAGCAGAACTGGGATGAATTGCGCGCCGCCCTGCATGCCGAACTGGGCGGCGAGGACAATTCGTGGCCGCCTGCCGACACCTCTGGCCCGTTGCGCGTGGCGCTGATGAATGCCATGAATCCAGGTCTGATCGAACATGTCGCTGATGGGGGGGTTCGGGTGTATCTGACCGGGCAACTGCGGCCCTCGGCCTCGGCTTCGGCCCACGCGCGGGGGATGGGCGTGATCGCGCTGGGCCACCGCCGCAGCGAGGAATGGGGCTTGCGGCGACTGGCCGGTGAACTGCGCTCTGCCTTTCCTGGCCTTCAGACCAGTGTCCACGAAGGCGCAGACTGA
- a CDS encoding integrase core domain-containing protein: MLDVQSRAVLHLNVVRHLSASSAVTALQTGLQMLHHHGIEDEGVVMSDGGSDFTSQAFRQACEAVGCWIRAKVSQRGGMGSLERVNRNLKYEWIFRQEMRSITELRVQCAQFQHGYNTARLHSALGYAYPWDKLVVSAKSLFAA; encoded by the coding sequence GTGCTGGATGTTCAGAGCCGCGCCGTGCTGCATCTGAACGTGGTTCGTCATCTCTCGGCAAGCAGCGCGGTCACCGCGCTGCAGACAGGACTTCAGATGCTGCATCACCACGGGATTGAGGACGAGGGAGTGGTGATGTCAGATGGAGGGTCGGATTTTACGTCGCAGGCCTTTCGGCAGGCGTGTGAGGCGGTGGGCTGCTGGATCAGGGCGAAGGTGTCGCAGCGCGGTGGAATGGGGAGTCTGGAACGGGTCAACCGAAATCTGAAATACGAATGGATTTTCCGACAGGAGATGCGGTCCATCACCGAACTTCGCGTCCAATGTGCCCAATTCCAGCACGGGTACAACACCGCGAGGCTCCACTCGGCCCTCGGGTATGCCTACCCCTGGGATAAACTGGTCGTATCAGCGAAGTCTCTCTTCGCTGCTTGA
- a CDS encoding transposase produces MLQDQPHISLSSFARDVEGPYWKLRDARRYARRAKVRQARCESHRDQVRDVALANPTYGYRRVQRQLAGQYGQAAPGRHEVRRLLQELDLIPA; encoded by the coding sequence GTGCTCCAAGACCAGCCCCACATCAGCCTGTCCAGCTTTGCCCGGGACGTTGAAGGGCCGTACTGGAAGTTGCGTGATGCCAGACGATACGCCCGACGAGCGAAAGTTCGTCAGGCACGGTGTGAATCGCACCGTGATCAGGTGCGTGACGTCGCGCTGGCGAATCCAACCTATGGGTATCGGCGCGTTCAGCGTCAACTGGCAGGGCAGTACGGTCAGGCTGCGCCTGGCCGTCATGAGGTCCGACGCTTGCTCCAAGAATTGGACTTGATTCCGGCCTAG
- a CDS encoding aminotransferase class V-fold PLP-dependent enzyme, with product MPPLRPDIDPNGLLEYSVVYTDRSLNHMSAAFQTVMNDLSTELKAVYHADAVAIIPGSGTSAMEAVVDQLAQGERCLVVRNGWFSYRWSQIFEMSRVPESVTVLSAQTQASGHQEPFAPPPIEEVLEAIRREKPALVFAPHVETSSGIILPEDYIRQMAQATHEGGGLLVIDCIASGCVWLDMTDLGIDVLITAPQKGWSSTPCAGIALLSAEAVARVDATDSVSFMLDLKKWLNMMRAYEGGGFAYHATLPTDGLRQFRDTVQEVKAFGFERAKEAQWELGKRVRIVLKEAGFSSVASEGYQAPGVVVSYTEADAIQSGKAFREAGLQIAAGVPLQVGEGPDFKTFRIGLFGLDKLADVDGAVGRFEWGLKTVMKQTQAVAST from the coding sequence ATGCCCCCTCTTCGCCCCGACATTGATCCCAATGGCCTGCTGGAATATTCAGTGGTTTACACGGACCGTTCCCTCAACCACATGTCCGCCGCCTTTCAGACCGTGATGAACGATCTGTCTACCGAGTTGAAGGCCGTGTACCACGCCGACGCTGTGGCGATCATTCCGGGTTCGGGAACATCGGCGATGGAGGCGGTGGTGGACCAACTGGCGCAGGGAGAGCGCTGTCTGGTGGTTCGCAACGGCTGGTTCAGTTACCGCTGGTCCCAGATTTTTGAGATGAGCCGCGTGCCGGAATCGGTGACGGTCCTCTCGGCCCAGACGCAGGCAAGCGGGCATCAGGAGCCGTTCGCGCCCCCTCCCATTGAGGAAGTGCTGGAGGCCATCCGCCGCGAGAAACCCGCGCTGGTGTTCGCGCCGCATGTGGAAACCTCGTCGGGAATCATCCTGCCGGAAGATTACATTCGCCAGATGGCACAGGCCACGCACGAGGGCGGCGGGTTGCTTGTCATTGACTGCATCGCCTCGGGCTGCGTATGGCTGGATATGACGGACCTGGGCATTGATGTGCTGATCACCGCGCCGCAGAAAGGATGGAGCAGCACGCCCTGCGCCGGAATCGCGCTGCTGAGTGCGGAGGCCGTGGCGCGGGTGGACGCCACCGACTCGGTGAGTTTCATGCTGGACCTCAAGAAGTGGCTGAACATGATGCGGGCCTACGAGGGAGGCGGTTTCGCGTACCACGCCACCCTGCCCACCGATGGCCTGCGCCAGTTCCGCGACACCGTGCAGGAAGTGAAGGCTTTCGGCTTTGAGCGGGCGAAAGAAGCACAGTGGGAACTGGGCAAACGTGTTCGCATCGTTTTGAAAGAGGCGGGTTTTTCCAGTGTCGCCTCTGAGGGCTACCAGGCTCCCGGCGTCGTGGTCAGCTACACCGAGGCCGACGCCATCCAGAGTGGCAAGGCGTTCCGCGAGGCGGGTCTTCAGATCGCGGCGGGTGTGCCGCTTCAGGTGGGCGAGGGACCGGATTTCAAAACCTTTCGCATCGGCCTGTTCGGACTGGACAAGCTGGCGGATGTGGACGGTGCGGTGGGGCGTTTTGAATGGGGCTTAAAGACGGTGATGAAGCAGACCCAGGCCGTTGCCTCTACCTGA